The Thalassotalea nanhaiensis genome has a window encoding:
- the ltaE gene encoding low-specificity L-threonine aldolase encodes MIDYRSDTVTKPTPEMLQAMISAELGDDVYGDDPTVNALEARMAELSGFEAAMMVNSGTQSNLCALLAHCERGEEYIVGQGYHTYLYEAGGAAVLGSVVPQPIKVSDNGALDFADIAAVIKEDDSHFAKSKLLSLENTHCGKVIPLEYFKQAREFANQHGLDIHLDGARIYNALTAINIELKDICQYVDSISICFSKGLGTPMGSILCGSNEFISKARRIRKMVGGGTRQAGIIAKAMDYALDHNIERLQIDHGNAVLLADLLKESNKLKVTTPQTNMVYIDLDDSIDGVLLAKLLLAEGIQISAGQTLRLVTHLNISTADVIHTADTIKDAISLMSEGV; translated from the coding sequence ATGATCGACTACCGCTCAGATACCGTAACCAAACCCACACCGGAAATGCTTCAAGCTATGATCAGCGCTGAACTTGGCGACGATGTGTATGGCGATGACCCAACGGTTAATGCCCTGGAAGCAAGAATGGCAGAGTTAAGTGGCTTTGAAGCCGCTATGATGGTTAATTCAGGAACACAGTCTAATTTGTGTGCTTTGTTAGCCCACTGCGAACGCGGTGAAGAGTATATCGTTGGTCAGGGCTATCATACTTACCTTTATGAAGCCGGTGGCGCTGCAGTGCTTGGCAGTGTGGTTCCTCAGCCAATTAAAGTATCAGATAATGGCGCGCTGGATTTTGCCGATATAGCCGCCGTGATTAAAGAAGACGACTCACATTTTGCCAAATCAAAACTGTTAAGCCTTGAGAATACTCACTGCGGTAAAGTGATCCCTTTGGAGTATTTTAAACAAGCACGAGAGTTTGCCAATCAACACGGTCTTGATATCCACCTTGATGGTGCGCGAATTTATAATGCTCTTACCGCGATTAATATCGAATTAAAGGACATTTGCCAATACGTCGACTCTATTTCGATTTGTTTCTCAAAGGGTCTTGGTACACCTATGGGCTCGATCCTTTGCGGCAGTAACGAGTTTATCAGTAAAGCCAGACGCATTCGAAAAATGGTCGGTGGTGGCACCCGTCAAGCAGGCATTATTGCCAAAGCGATGGACTATGCCTTGGATCATAATATTGAACGTTTACAAATTGATCATGGTAATGCCGTGTTGCTTGCCGACTTATTAAAAGAAAGTAATAAGCTCAAGGTAACTACACCACAAACCAATATGGTGTATATCGACCTGGACGACAGTATTGATGGTGTGCTGTTGGCAAAATTGCTGCTTGCTGAAGGTATTCAAATTTCTGCAGGACAAACTTTACGACTAGTCACCCATTTAAACATCAGCACAGCCGATGTAATTCATACTGCAGATACGATAAAAGATGCGATTTCGTTGATGTCAGAAGGCGTTTAA
- a CDS encoding TonB-dependent receptor domain-containing protein — protein MKKTIIATSLISIGISAITSQQAIAANTDIDDQMLVTANRNQQEQFLALSANAVITSEQIKSMQVGNISELLDTVAGISVVQQGGAGQATSIFMRGTNSNHTLILVDGVRINSATLGTTNLTAISPNQIERIEVVKGPRAALWGSDAIGGVIQIFTKQLHSGEGSLTVGAGSNGLVQGDAAIGLGSEKHNLSVAVSTESSDGFNAYTTDPFPYDINEDDDDGYERFSVSAVGNSQLTDSVSLHLVSRFESGNSEFDASYPDSPCWYDETVACPAFYANEQDHENYSVKLASRYQGDKLFSELSIATSQDEGESFGNDTVASTISTERDQISFINQYQFSNKTSLSLGVDYYVEEISNSEDLDAWVPGFQTWAEDERDVSAVFVQAQHQFSHILLEGALRHDDIENLDAETTYNASIGYQINDDWLLSVTRGTGFKAPTFNDLYWPGSGNPDLQPEKITNNELLIRHQFSSNNLSTKVEFSAFDSEIENLIAWAPNEFGLWQPDNINSAEISGLEASLILTIGNFNNQLNLALIDAEDSDTGDKLLRRPELTATYTLGYQWQDFSFNGVVSYRDESVDAGDVTLDSYVLVDLGVSYHASSNITVNAKVNNIFDEEYETSLNYFADGTNYKASITYSF, from the coding sequence ATGAAGAAAACCATAATCGCAACATCACTGATCTCTATTGGGATCTCCGCTATAACCAGTCAGCAGGCCATTGCTGCCAACACCGACATAGATGATCAAATGCTGGTTACCGCTAACCGAAATCAGCAAGAACAATTTTTAGCGCTTTCTGCTAATGCTGTTATTACCAGCGAACAGATAAAATCAATGCAGGTTGGCAACATCAGTGAATTACTCGATACTGTCGCCGGGATCAGCGTAGTTCAACAAGGTGGTGCTGGCCAGGCAACGTCTATTTTCATGCGCGGCACAAATTCAAATCACACCTTAATTTTAGTTGATGGCGTACGCATTAACTCAGCAACACTGGGAACAACTAACCTAACCGCCATTTCGCCAAATCAAATCGAACGAATTGAAGTCGTTAAAGGGCCAAGAGCAGCACTTTGGGGCAGCGATGCCATTGGTGGTGTGATTCAAATATTTACCAAACAATTGCACTCTGGAGAAGGCAGTTTAACGGTTGGCGCAGGCAGTAATGGCCTTGTTCAAGGCGACGCGGCAATTGGCTTAGGTAGCGAGAAGCATAATTTAAGTGTTGCCGTATCAACAGAAAGCAGCGACGGTTTCAATGCCTATACAACTGACCCATTTCCATATGACATTAATGAAGATGATGACGACGGTTATGAACGATTCAGCGTTAGCGCCGTAGGTAATAGCCAATTGACGGATTCTGTATCTCTACATTTAGTATCTCGCTTTGAAAGCGGTAACAGTGAGTTCGATGCATCGTACCCTGATAGTCCATGTTGGTATGATGAGACTGTTGCTTGTCCTGCTTTTTATGCCAATGAACAAGACCACGAAAACTACTCAGTAAAACTGGCAAGTCGCTATCAGGGCGATAAATTATTCAGTGAGTTGTCAATTGCGACCAGTCAGGATGAAGGCGAAAGTTTTGGTAATGATACTGTCGCAAGTACGATTAGCACCGAGCGAGATCAAATAAGTTTTATTAACCAATACCAGTTTAGTAATAAAACGTCGTTGAGCCTTGGTGTTGACTACTACGTTGAAGAGATCTCAAACAGTGAAGATCTTGATGCTTGGGTGCCTGGTTTTCAAACTTGGGCAGAGGACGAACGTGATGTTAGTGCAGTATTTGTGCAAGCTCAGCACCAATTTAGTCACATTTTATTAGAAGGTGCGCTGCGTCATGATGATATTGAAAACCTGGATGCCGAGACGACGTATAACGCGTCGATAGGCTATCAAATTAACGATGATTGGTTGCTAAGTGTTACTCGTGGTACTGGCTTTAAAGCACCGACATTTAATGACTTATATTGGCCTGGCTCAGGAAACCCTGACTTACAACCAGAAAAAATAACCAATAACGAATTATTAATTCGTCATCAATTCAGCTCAAACAACCTAAGTACTAAAGTTGAATTCAGCGCGTTCGACTCTGAAATTGAAAACTTGATTGCCTGGGCACCGAACGAATTTGGTTTATGGCAACCAGACAATATAAACTCGGCTGAAATCAGTGGCTTAGAAGCATCATTAATACTTACTATTGGCAATTTTAATAACCAATTAAATCTTGCCTTGATTGATGCAGAAGATTCAGACACCGGTGATAAATTACTACGTCGCCCTGAATTAACAGCGACTTATACCCTGGGATATCAGTGGCAAGACTTCAGTTTTAATGGTGTTGTGTCTTATCGTGATGAAAGTGTTGATGCTGGTGATGTAACGCTGGACAGCTATGTATTAGTTGATTTAGGCGTAAGCTATCATGCTTCATCTAACATTACCGTAAATGCGAAAGTAAATAATATCTTCGATGAAGAATACGAAACATCACTAAATTACTTTGCTGATGGTACCAACTACAAAGCATCGATAACTTATAGTTTTTAG
- a CDS encoding cobalamin-binding protein, with product MNKKHKTLLVFIGLIILAWLFKVIFFASGTAISVVNEVIEEVQTQKQENAQQDFSQQKIIALAPHVVEVLFDIGVGSKIVATTEHSDFPQQANSIPRVGNYARLKIEKILAYQPDLIIAWRTGNPSDDLERLEQLGLKVVYSDPVNLTDVAKELRLFGKLTGSSVLAEQKAQDFERKLAALHQQYQHKQPISVFYELWSKPLTTVAQNAWPQQHLEICGASNPFKPLINDYPQINIEQIIVANPQLIIQPMSAGEPNPDAIDWQNFKQVTAAKHKQLLTPNSDILHRMSYRLLSELEQLCLDIDASRHFYQSLEN from the coding sequence ATGAACAAAAAACATAAAACTCTGTTGGTATTTATTGGCTTAATTATTTTAGCTTGGCTTTTTAAGGTCATCTTTTTTGCCTCTGGCACAGCAATTTCTGTGGTCAATGAGGTGATTGAAGAAGTACAAACACAAAAGCAAGAAAATGCACAACAAGACTTTAGTCAGCAAAAAATCATCGCACTTGCGCCCCATGTGGTAGAAGTGCTCTTTGATATAGGCGTAGGCAGTAAAATTGTTGCTACAACTGAACATTCTGACTTTCCACAGCAAGCCAACTCTATCCCACGTGTTGGCAATTACGCACGGCTAAAAATTGAAAAGATATTAGCTTATCAACCCGATTTAATAATTGCCTGGCGAACCGGAAATCCAAGCGATGACTTAGAGCGGTTAGAGCAATTGGGTTTAAAAGTTGTTTACTCTGATCCGGTGAATTTAACCGATGTTGCAAAAGAGCTGAGGCTGTTTGGAAAGTTGACTGGCAGTAGCGTACTGGCTGAACAAAAAGCTCAAGATTTTGAGCGTAAGTTAGCGGCATTACATCAGCAGTATCAACATAAGCAGCCGATATCGGTATTTTATGAATTATGGTCAAAACCGCTAACTACGGTCGCGCAAAATGCATGGCCGCAACAACACCTTGAAATATGCGGTGCCAGTAATCCGTTTAAGCCATTAATAAATGATTACCCACAAATAAATATTGAGCAAATTATTGTCGCTAATCCACAGTTAATTATTCAACCGATGTCAGCCGGAGAGCCGAACCCTGATGCCATAGATTGGCAAAACTTCAAGCAAGTAACCGCGGCCAAGCATAAGCAATTATTAACACCAAATTCAGACATATTACATCGCATGAGCTATCGATTGCTCTCTGAATTAGAGCAGCTTTGCCTGGATATTGATGCGAGTAGACACTTTTATCAGAGTTTAGAAAACTAA
- the cobO gene encoding cob(I)yrinic acid a,c-diamide adenosyltransferase encodes MSNDKPTKEQKHQARQQRLKEKVDQRIANAVDEKGLLIVITGNGKGKSTSGFGTVARAVGHGLNASVVQFIKGTWECGERNLLEQHNVDFYVMGTGFTWETQNKEQDTAAAQTAWIDAKKLLEDEQVDLVLLDEITYMVTYGYIELDDVVDALNNRPANQHVIITGRACHRQLIELADTVSEVQSIKHAFDNGIKAQAGIDW; translated from the coding sequence ATGAGCAATGACAAACCAACTAAAGAGCAAAAACATCAAGCACGTCAACAACGATTAAAAGAAAAAGTTGATCAACGAATTGCTAATGCCGTCGATGAGAAAGGCCTATTAATTGTTATTACCGGTAATGGTAAAGGCAAATCAACTTCTGGGTTTGGTACCGTTGCTCGCGCTGTTGGGCATGGTTTAAACGCCAGTGTCGTGCAATTTATCAAAGGTACTTGGGAGTGTGGCGAACGTAATTTACTTGAGCAGCACAATGTTGACTTTTATGTAATGGGAACTGGATTTACCTGGGAAACACAAAATAAAGAACAAGATACTGCAGCCGCTCAAACGGCATGGATTGACGCTAAAAAGTTGCTAGAAGATGAGCAAGTCGATTTGGTGTTGCTTGATGAAATAACTTACATGGTCACCTATGGTTACATTGAACTTGATGATGTTGTTGACGCACTGAATAACCGCCCGGCTAATCAGCATGTCATTATTACTGGCAGAGCCTGTCATCGTCAATTGATCGAACTTGCCGATACGGTATCTGAGGTGCAATCAATTAAACATGCTTTTGATAACGGCATCAAAGCGCAAGCTGGTATCGACTGGTAA
- a CDS encoding cobyric acid synthase, with protein sequence MTKPSQTLMIQGTTSDAGKSTLVAAICRVLSRKNIKVAPFKPQNMALNSAVTSDGGEIGRAQAVQAHAANIEPEVDFNPILLKPNSDTGAQVIVHGKALTSMEAQSYHDYKKVAMQAVLESHTRLQQRFDYIVVEGAGSPAEINLREGDIANMGFAEQVDCPVIIVADIDRGGVFAHLVGTLELLSQSEQQRVVGFVINRFRGDIKLLESGLDWLEQKTGKPVLGVLPYLHGLSIASEDAVDTNQASDNNQTKKLNIVVPVYPRMSNHTDFDALRWHPEIDLQFIYPKDVTNFDDITTLQKQPLPPCDLIVLPGSKNVQADLAFLKSLGWHDCINKHLRYGGKVIGICGGMQMLGNEILDPDNIESDLLSSDGLGLLPFTTKLTPDKTLTNVATKLTILKQTANIEGYEIHAGISTQLNNNMTAIFSHNESLGFESQDQQIIATYLHGLFDCPDALSLIMKWAGANIERTQSFNELQNNALNTLADSVEQHLDMAKIITLTKQWNSHEQ encoded by the coding sequence ATGACTAAACCGAGCCAAACATTAATGATACAAGGTACAACATCCGATGCAGGGAAAAGCACTCTTGTTGCAGCCATTTGTCGTGTACTTTCACGAAAGAACATTAAAGTAGCACCATTCAAACCCCAAAACATGGCTTTAAACAGCGCAGTAACCAGCGATGGTGGAGAAATTGGCCGAGCCCAAGCAGTACAAGCACATGCCGCAAACATCGAACCTGAAGTAGATTTTAACCCAATTTTGTTAAAGCCCAATTCAGATACCGGCGCACAGGTAATCGTACACGGTAAAGCATTAACATCAATGGAAGCTCAAAGTTATCATGACTATAAAAAAGTTGCGATGCAGGCAGTTCTAGAGTCACATACAAGACTACAACAGCGTTTTGATTATATTGTTGTTGAAGGTGCAGGCAGCCCTGCTGAAATAAACTTACGCGAAGGTGACATTGCTAATATGGGCTTTGCTGAACAGGTTGATTGTCCAGTAATAATAGTTGCAGACATTGACCGCGGCGGAGTGTTCGCCCATCTTGTTGGTACATTGGAATTGCTTTCTCAAAGTGAACAACAACGAGTTGTCGGCTTTGTCATTAACCGCTTTCGTGGTGACATTAAACTGCTCGAGTCAGGCTTGGATTGGTTAGAACAAAAAACCGGTAAGCCTGTGTTAGGTGTACTGCCTTATCTACACGGTTTATCTATTGCTTCAGAGGATGCGGTTGACACCAACCAAGCCTCAGACAATAACCAAACTAAAAAATTAAACATTGTAGTGCCAGTGTATCCACGCATGAGTAACCATACCGACTTTGATGCGCTGCGTTGGCACCCTGAAATTGATTTACAATTCATCTATCCTAAAGATGTGACAAATTTTGATGATATAACCACCCTACAGAAACAGCCGCTACCACCTTGCGATTTGATCGTTCTTCCGGGTAGCAAAAATGTTCAAGCAGACCTTGCCTTCTTAAAAAGCTTGGGCTGGCACGATTGTATCAATAAGCATTTACGTTACGGAGGGAAAGTCATTGGCATCTGTGGCGGCATGCAAATGTTAGGCAATGAAATTTTAGATCCTGACAATATTGAAAGTGACCTACTGTCCAGCGACGGCTTAGGTTTATTGCCATTTACAACAAAACTAACGCCTGACAAAACATTAACCAATGTAGCAACCAAGCTTACCATATTGAAGCAAACAGCCAACATTGAAGGTTATGAAATACATGCCGGTATTTCAACCCAACTCAATAACAACATGACCGCTATTTTTAGTCATAATGAATCACTTGGCTTTGAAAGTCAGGACCAACAAATCATTGCCACTTATTTGCATGGCTTGTTTGATTGTCCAGACGCCCTTTCTCTTATAATGAAATGGGCCGGAGCAAATATAGAGCGCACACAAAGCTTTAATGAACTACAAAATAACGCATTAAATACACTCGCCGACTCGGTAGAACAACACCTGGATATGGCAAAAATAATTACCCTGACAAAGCAATGGAATTCACATGAGCAATGA
- a CDS encoding histidine phosphatase family protein, which translates to MTSVYLLRHGKVAGPPALYGHTDIGVITEHDEQLLTELLKVQDSFTHIVSSPLKRCQNLAVKLANSSGLPIVIDEQLKEIDFGELDGIAFETAKQHWPMLESFWQNPAKNPLPDAENLTAFNQRMLSVFNQLIVDYKDENVLVICHGGVIRMLLSIVLELDWTNPKLFSSLRVENGSICKLVQHPSSNFCEVYGIGLPISNCARSLSDD; encoded by the coding sequence ATGACTAGTGTTTATTTATTGCGCCACGGTAAAGTTGCTGGCCCTCCTGCATTATACGGCCATACTGATATTGGCGTTATTACAGAGCATGATGAACAGCTCCTAACTGAATTACTCAAAGTACAAGACAGCTTTACGCATATTGTCAGCTCGCCTTTAAAGCGCTGCCAAAATCTGGCTGTTAAACTCGCCAATTCCAGTGGCCTACCTATTGTTATTGATGAGCAGTTAAAAGAAATTGATTTCGGTGAGCTTGACGGTATTGCGTTTGAAACGGCAAAACAGCATTGGCCAATGCTCGAATCATTTTGGCAAAACCCGGCTAAAAACCCATTACCTGATGCGGAAAATTTAACAGCTTTTAATCAACGTATGCTATCAGTATTTAATCAACTCATTGTTGATTATAAAGATGAAAATGTACTGGTAATTTGCCATGGCGGCGTTATTCGTATGTTGCTGAGTATTGTTTTAGAGCTGGATTGGACAAACCCCAAATTGTTCAGCAGTTTACGTGTTGAAAATGGCAGTATTTGTAAATTAGTTCAGCATCCAAGCAGCAATTTTTGTGAAGTTTATGGCATAGGATTACCTATTTCCAATTGTGCGAGATCTTTATCAGATGACTAA
- the cobU gene encoding bifunctional adenosylcobinamide kinase/adenosylcobinamide-phosphate guanylyltransferase: MIHLILGGARSGKSSYAEQLCAKLLKQDKRNHERLPVYIATAEAFDDVEMQERIEKHQQDRAANSEQISWQVIECPLELAQLLTTQTRPIKSTIYLVDCLTMWLNNIIFNLGETVSQHALDRETKQLLASFAAFQQSQKQHLVLVANEVGLGVVPLGNVSRLFVDNAGWLNQGIAKIADTVTLITAGIPLTLKGNSND; encoded by the coding sequence ATGATCCACTTAATTTTAGGCGGTGCACGCTCTGGCAAGTCCTCTTATGCAGAGCAATTGTGCGCTAAACTTTTAAAACAAGATAAAAGAAACCACGAAAGACTTCCGGTATATATAGCAACCGCAGAAGCGTTTGATGATGTTGAGATGCAAGAACGCATTGAAAAACATCAGCAAGACAGAGCTGCAAACAGTGAGCAAATTAGCTGGCAAGTTATCGAATGCCCTTTAGAGCTCGCACAGTTATTAACAACGCAAACCCGCCCAATAAAAAGCACTATTTATCTAGTCGACTGTTTAACGATGTGGTTAAACAACATTATTTTTAATTTAGGTGAAACAGTATCACAACACGCTTTAGACCGTGAAACCAAGCAACTGCTCGCATCATTTGCAGCATTTCAACAATCCCAAAAGCAGCATCTGGTTCTTGTGGCTAATGAAGTTGGCCTTGGGGTTGTCCCTCTTGGCAACGTGAGCCGACTATTTGTTGATAATGCCGGTTGGTTAAACCAAGGTATTGCTAAAATAGCAGATACAGTTACCTTGATAACTGCAGGTATCCCTTTAACCTTGAAAGGGAATAGTAATGACTAG
- a CDS encoding adenosylcobinamide-GDP ribazoletransferase, which produces MQMFRQQLNLFFLALSFFSRLPVPATVDYSPQLLNQSGRYFSLVGLVLALLLLAFYQSVLLFLPVSIALILLIIASLLLTGAFHEDGLADMADGIGGGITINQRLAIMKDSRLGTYGTVSIVSALALKYVLLVELAQQQLLIASILVGYSLSRATAASLIFDMNYVSDNETSKSKPLAMKQTVKELWLLLVIGALPLVLLPLNTVVIIVVMLAIFRFSFKYWLNKRLGGYTGDCLGAAQQIAELLIYLSIVANIAGALS; this is translated from the coding sequence TAGACTATTCGCCGCAATTATTAAATCAGTCAGGGCGTTATTTTTCATTAGTTGGGTTAGTCCTCGCCCTACTTCTTCTTGCCTTTTACCAAAGTGTGTTGTTATTTCTTCCTGTTAGCATTGCGCTCATATTATTAATAATTGCCAGCTTATTACTCACCGGCGCATTTCATGAAGATGGGTTGGCCGATATGGCCGATGGCATTGGTGGAGGCATTACCATTAACCAACGATTAGCTATCATGAAAGACAGCAGACTGGGCACTTATGGCACAGTAAGCATAGTATCTGCGTTAGCATTAAAATATGTATTATTAGTTGAACTCGCTCAGCAACAATTACTAATCGCCAGTATTCTCGTCGGTTATTCGCTCTCAAGAGCAACAGCGGCCAGCCTTATTTTTGACATGAATTATGTCAGTGATAACGAAACCAGTAAAAGTAAACCGCTCGCGATGAAACAAACCGTTAAGGAGCTTTGGCTATTACTCGTTATCGGCGCCCTACCGTTAGTACTGTTACCACTAAATACAGTAGTGATCATCGTAGTTATGCTAGCCATTTTCAGGTTCTCTTTTAAATATTGGCTTAATAAACGCCTTGGCGGCTATACCGGAGATTGCCTTGGCGCGGCTCAGCAAATAGCCGAATTACTCATTTACCTAAGTATTGTGGCAAACATCGCAGGAGCGCTGTCATGA